The DNA segment TTGGCCGCGCTGTAATTGACCTGGCCGCGGTTGCCGATCAAACCGGAAACCGACGACAGGGTCACGATCCGCCCCGGTTGCCGCCGCCTGACCATCGGCATCACCAGCGGCTGCAACACATTGTAAAAACCGTCCAGATTGGTGCGGATCACGCTGTCCCAGTCCTCGCCGGTCAAGGCCGGAAAGGCATTGTCGGCACTGATGCCGGCGTTGCAGACCACGCCGTAGTAGGCGCCGTGGGCTTCGACGTCGGCGTTCAAAATGTCGGCGCATTCGCTGCGGTTGCCGATATCGAATTGCAGGATGCGCGCTTGCCGGCCCATCTGCGAAATTTCGGCGGCGGCAGCCTCGGCTTCGGCTCGCCGGCTGCGGCAATGCAACACCAGGTCGTAGCCGCGCCCGGCCAGGTAAAGTGCGATGGCTTTGCCGATACCGCGGCTGGAGCCGGTGACGAGAACAGTGTTATTCATCGGGTAAGGATTGGTCGGATCGAGGTTGGTAGACATTCAGCTTGGCGCTGATTTCGATATTGTCGCCGCTAACCCGGCAATCGAAAACGCCTAATTGCTCGTCCTGTACGATTTTTTCGATCGTCACGGCCAGTTCGCAGCCGACCGGCAATGTGCCGACATTGCTTTGCAGCAGGCGGCTGCCGAGCAGGAAACCGAGACGGATCGGCTGGCCGGCCTGTTTGGCTTGCAGGCCGACATAGGCGCCGATGGCTTGCGCCATGTATTCCAGCGCCGCCCAGGCCGGTACCGCGCGTTCGTCGCCGAACAGCAGGCCTTCGCCGCGCACGGTCAGCACCGCGCTGAGCCGGTCCTCTTCAAAGCTGACTACCCGGTCCAGCAATACCATGTCGCCGGTATGCGGCAATAACTCGGCGATGTCCCAATCGGTCACGGCTGTCATGCCTGCGCGATCACGATCGAAACGTTGCTGCCGCCGAAGGCGAAGGAGTTGCTTTGGCACACTGTTAACGGCCGGCCCAGGCTCTGGCCCGGCGCCACCCAATTCAACGGCGGCAGGTCGGGGTCGATATCGTCGCCGTTGATGTTGGCGATCAGGCGGCCCTGAGCATCGTTGCTTTGCAGTAACAACCAGCAAAAGCCCAGTTCCAGCGCCGCCGCCGCGCCCAGGGTGTGGCCGCTCATGCCTTTGCTGGAACTGACCGGCGTGTCGGCGCCGAACACGGCATGTACGGCCTTGCTTTCCATGGCGTCGTTCAACGGAGTCGCGGTGCCGTGCAGATTCAGATAATCGACTTGCGCCGGTGTCAGGCCGGCCTGGTCCAGCGCGGCCCGCATCGCGGTTTGCACGGCGGTGCCGTCCGGATCGGGGGCCGAGAAGTGGTAGGCATCGCTGGTCGCCGCCACGCCGCGCAAGCAGACCGGCCCCGGCTGTTTGCTCAGGATGAACAGTGCGGCGGCTTCGCCGATGTTGATGCCGTCGCGGTGGCGGCCGAAGGGTTTGCACAAGCCGGCGCCGACCGATTCCAGCGCGGCGAAGCCGTTGACGGTCAAGCCGCACAGGCTGTCGGCGCCGCCGACGATCACGGCGTCGCACAAGTCCATCGCCAGCAGCCGTTGTGCCGAGGCAAAGGCCTTGCCGCTGGAGGCGCAGGCGCTGGACAGGGTATAGGCCGGTCCGCGGACTAGCAGATATTCGGCCAGAAAATCGGCGCCGGCCCCCATCTGCTGTTGCTTGTAGTGGTAAGCGGGCGGCAACCGGCCGTACTCGGCCTGATAAGCCAGAGCCAGTTCGGTATTGCGGACCCCGGAGGTGCTGGTGCCGAGGGCGATGCCGATCCGCTCCGGGCCGAAGCGTTCGCGCATTGCTTCGATGCCGGGGCGAATCTGTTCTGCCGCGGCCAACAGCAGTTGGTTGTTGCGGCAGGCGTACACGGCCAGTGTGTCCGGTATTTCGGGTAGCGGTGTTGTGACTGCGCCCAGGTACTGGCTGCGGCCCGGGCTGAATGCGTCGCTCGGTTGCAGCCCGCCGCGGTCGCCGCGCCACAAGCCGTCAAGAACCTCCTGTTGGCCGCTGCCCAATGCGCAGAGGATGCCTAAGTCATTCAGGTAGCAGTTCATAGCTCAGGGTATCGATGGTCAAGCGATAGCGGTAGCGCAGGTTAGCCAATTCCGCGTGCCGCGGCCAATCGGCTTCATTGGACAGATAAACGATTTCGGCGATTTTTTCCGCGTCTTGGAACAGTTCGCGGCGGTTGGCATCGGTTTGCAGATGCCAGCCGGGCGGGAGATTGTCTTGCAACAGCGCGACAGGCCAATAGATCAATTGCATATCGGCGACGATGGCGCGCGGGTCGACCGCATCCGGCAGCAACGGATTTCTATCCAATGCCAAGTTTTCGCCGTCGTAGCTCAAATTGAACAAACTCAGACCGTCTTTGCTGGTGCCGGCCATTGCGATGCGTTCAGCAGTCAATTCCAGTGCGCAGAGCAGGCTGTCGCTGCCGCCCGGCCAGGTCGCGGTCACCAGTTGCAGGATGTGTCGGGCCGGGCCCAACGGCGGCGCCAAGGTTGGCGCGGCGGTATCCGCTGCCGGCGGCACCGGTGCGCATGCTGCGGCCAATATCAGGGTAAAAGCGGCCGGCAGGCCGCGGCGGAGGGCTTGCAATACCGCCACCTTATTTGACGGCGACTAGATTGACCAAGGTCGGTTCCGGCCGCTGCGGCAGGGAAAAGCCGAACCATTCCAGCGCGCCGATATCCGGCCGGCTCCACCACAAATAGGGTTTGGAGATGGCGCTATCGTCCAGTTTGAAGCCGCTGTCGCGGATCAAGGCGATGTATTCATCGGCGGTTTTTTGCACCTGCATCGGATGCCGGAACAGCAGCCGAATCGGCAGGGAATGGATGAAGCGCTTGCAGGATTCGGCGAACAGCAGCAGGCCGCCCGGTTTCAAGACCCGGTGGAATTCCTGCATCGCGCGCCGGTGTTGCACGATGTGGTGGAAGCTTTGGTGGCAGAACAGCAGGTCGAAACTGGCGTCCGGATACGGTAACTGCTCGGCATTGCCTAAAGCGACGTCGACCGGGCAGGCGCAGCCGGCCCCGGCGCGGACCGCGTCGGCCAGCAATGTCGGATCGATTTCGATGCCGGCGATATGTTTGGGTTGGAACTGCTGCTCCAATAGCGCAAACGAATTGCCGCGGCCGCAGCCGATATCCAGAATCGCCGGCCGGAGCGGGGGAGACGGCAACAACCTGGTCAGATCGGTCAGTGCGATGCGTAGTACCCGCTGCCGCCAGATGTAGGTATTCAGAAACCAGATGCCGAAAGCGCTTTCCTTGACCCAATAAGTGCGCGGCGTCCCCGCCGGAGGTGGGATGAGGTTGGCGCTGGACATCTGCCGGGCTAGGGCCTATTTGGCCTGAACTCTGTAAATGGCGTAGGCGGCGAAACTGACGGTCAGAATGTAAATTACGGCTGAGATCACAGGCATTTCCTCGTGGATGGTTGAGTGCAAACTTTTAACATTAATTTCCCGCAATGGGAAAGGGATTTTTCTGGCAGTGGTGGCAGCCGTTGGTTTGTAAGGCCGTGAGCGCCCGGCGAGCTTGCTTTTCGCATTGAAACAAAACCACTCCGGCCGGCCGAAGGCGCTAAAATTGACCGGCGGCTGCCCGGCCGCTTAATTCAGCAAACGAGTTTTAAAACATGGCCAAGAATGTATCCGCCCAAGTCAATTTGACGCTCTACGGCCAGCCGGTGGCGTTGCAGTTCGCGGTCCCCGCGGACAAGGTGACGCCGCTCGGCGTGCTGCCGGCATTGCAGCAGATCGATAACCAATTCGTCGATACGGCGGTTGCGGCCTTCGTCGGCACCGACCAGGCCATTTCCTGCCAGGCCGGGTGCGGCGCCTGTTGCCGGCAGGTGGTGCCGCTGGCCGAATTCGAGGCTTACCACATCGCCGCCTTGGTCGAACGCTTGCCGGAGCCCAGGCGCAGCGAGGTCAAACAACGTTTTGCCGACGGTTGTGCGCAGTTGGACCGGATCGGCTGGCTGGAGCGCTTGCAGCAGCAACTGGAGCAGGGCACGACTCACGACGCCGTGCAGAGCCACGCGCTGGAGTATTTCCGCCAGAACATCGCCTGCCCGTTTCTGGAGGCTGAGAGTTGTTCGATTCACCCCGACCGGCCGCTGGCCTGCCGCGAATACCTGGTCACGTCGCCGGCCGAGCATTGCCGGGAGCCGTCTCCGGATACGGTCAAACACATCGAATTGAAGTTTCAGGTCTCGCGGCTGGTGCGCAAGCTCTGGAAAACCAAGCACATCACTCAGCCGGATTCGGTGCCGATGATCTACGCCCTGCAATGGGTCAAGACTCACCCCAACCAGTTTCCGAAAAAACGCGGAGCGGAGTGGATGCAGGAGTTTTTCGAGTATCTCGCCAAGCCTTGATTTTCAGTTCCGAACGTCAGGCGCTGCCGCCAATCCCGCCGGCGCCTGTTCTATGCTACGCTAGCCAAGAGCTTGAGTTCGGACGTTATCCGGTTGCCGGATACGGCGCTCCGTCCAGCCGATCGAAGATTTCGTGCATCAGTTTGAATATCCCGTCGAAGGAGGCAACATGTCCGCAAACAGTGCCGCTCTGCGCGCCGCCCAACTGCTGGTAACGCTGTTGACGATACTGGCCATCGGCAAGGCGGTATCGCTGGTACCGATGATGGACCAGCTGGAATTGTTCTGGCATTTCAAGGCCGGGCAGATTGTCTGGTTCGCAGCGAAACTGGCCGCTCTGGTGCTGTTTTACTTTTGCGCCAGTCTGGCGCTGCAAACGGTGCCGGACCGCGGCGGAGTGCTGGTGTTTGCCAAGGATATTGCCGAACCGCTATGCGCGTTGGCGATACTGGTTGCCGCGCAAAGCCTGTTTTGGGAGGTGCTGGCGCCCTTCGTCAATGCCACCGGCAAAACGATTTATTACGGTAGCGTATTGACGTTAATCGTTGGCGTCAGCGTTTGGCTGGTATTGCGCGCCTACCGCCAAGCCGACCGACTGGTTCTGGCACTGAGCGATTGGGCCAGGCTCCGGCCGTGGCTGGCCGCCGCCGACAAGCGCCGCTGCCGGCAATGCCGCGCGGCGGTATCCGCCACGGCCAAGTATTGCGGGGAGTGCGGCAGCTCATTGCAGCCAAGCCTCCACTGCTATGCTTGCGGTGCCTTGGTTGGTGCGGAGCAGCGCTATTGTCCCGATTGCGGTGCCGATTTACAGCACAGCGCCGCCTCGGCACAGCCGCCCGCAGCGGCAAACGGCGAATCCGCACCGTAGGCCAGCTACACCGGCGGACCGCGGTGTTTCCCGATACGCTGGTAGACTGACGCTCTCGCAACCAGCAATAGCCGGCCCGCCATGTCAGACTTGAAACCAACCCCGCTTGCCGCCCTCCATCAGCAACTGGGCGCCAAAATGACCGCTTTTGCCGGCTACCAAATGCCGGTGCAATACCCGCGCGGTATCATCCACGAACACCTGCATTGCCGCAGTCGGGCCGGCTTTTTCGATATTTCCCATATGGGCCAATGCCTGGCGCTTGGCGATGGGGCGGCTGAGGCCATCGAAAAGCTGACGCCGGGTGGCATCCTCGATTTGCCGGTTAACAGCCAAAAATATTCGGTACTGACCAACGACCACGGCGGCGTCATCGACGACATTATCGTTACTCGGCTGGCGGACGGCGTCGGTCTCATCGTCAATGCCGGTTGCAAGGACAAGGATTTTGCCTATCTGCGGGAAAAATTGGCCGGCAAAGCTGCATTTCGGGAACTGGCCGACCAGGCCTTGTTGGCCTTGCAAGGCCCGGAAGCGGCTGCGGTAATCGCAAAATTTTCGCCTGACGCCACGGCGCTGCAGTTCATGCAAGTCTGCGACACCCGCATCGCCGGTGTAGCTTGCAGCGTCAGCCGCAGCGGCTACACCGGCGAGGACGGCTTTGAAATCTCGTTGCCGGCTGCGGAGGCCGAACGAGTCGCCAAAGTGTTGCTGGCCGAGGACGGCGTCGAGCCGATAGGTTTGGGTGCCCGCGACACTCTGAGGCTGGAAGCCGGACTTTGCCTGTACGGCCATGAATTGAACGAAACCATTACACCGATCGAGGCCGGCCTGGGCTGGATTTTCAAGAAAGGCCACACCGATTTTCCCGGCGCTGAAACCATTCTGGCGCAGCGGCAAAACGCGGTCGGCCGCCGACGCGTCGGCTTGCTGGTGGACGGGAAAATTCCGGTTCGGGATGGCGCTGTCTTGCTGGGTAACGCTGATAGCGAAGTTGGCATCGTCAGCAGCGGCAGCTTTTCGCCGAGTTTGAACCGGCCGATCGCGATGGCCTTGGTCGATCAACGCGTCGCCACAACCGGCACCCGCCTCAAAGCCCTGGTGCGGAACTCGGCAATCGATTTGACAGTCTGCCGGCTACCTTTCGTGCCGCATCGGTACCACAAACCTGGGAGATAAACCCATGAGCCATCGTCTCCGCCTCGATCAACTGGAAATGCGCGGTAACTTCATTCAACGCCATATCGGCCCAAGTGCCGAGCAAACTCGGGCCATGCTGGCCGAATTGGGCCTGGACGACCTGGAACAAATCGTCGACCGGGTGCTGCCGCCCGATATTCTTAACCACGAGCCGTTAAAACTGACCGGGTCGATCAGCGAGCGGGCGGTGATCAAGTACCTGCGCGCCATGCGCGAACGCAATAAAGTCATGGTGTCGATGATCGGCATGGGTTATTCGGACACGATCATGCCGGCGGTGATCAAGCGTAACGTGCTGGAAAATCCCGGCTGGTATACCGCTTACACGCCGTATCAGGCCGAAGTCGGTCAAGGCCGGCTGGAAGCGTTGTTGAATTTTCAGCAAATGATCATCGACCTGACCGGCATGGAGATCGCCAACGCCTCGTTGCTCGACGAAGCCACAGCCGCCGCCGAAGCGATGACGATGGCGCGCCGCTTGGCGAAAAGCCAAGCCAACACGGTGGTGATAGACCAGAACTGTCATCCGCAGACCATCGCCGTGGTCAAAACCCGGGCCGGCTCGCTCGGTTACGAGGTGGTGGTCACCGACCCATTCAACGGGCTGGAGCGGCACGAGTTTTTCGCGCTGATCCTGCAATACCCCAACAGCGGCGGCGAAATCCACGATTTGACCGAAATTACCGCGTTGGCCCACGCCAAATCGGCGCTGGTCACTGTCGCCGCCGATTTACTGGCTTTGGTGCTATTGACGCCGCCGGCCCGGTTCGGCGCCGACATCGTGGTCGGCAGTGCTCAGCGCTTTGGTGTGCCGATGGGTTACGGCGGCCCGCATGCGGCGTTCTTTGCCACCCGCGATGACTTCAAACGCTCGATGCCGGGCCGCTTGATCGGCGTCTCCAAGGACAGCCACGGCCAGGTCGCATTGCGGATGGCCTTGCAGACCCGCGAGCAGCACATCCGCCGCGACAAGGCCACCAGCAATATCTGCACCTCGCAGGTGTTGCTGGCGGTAATCGCCGGTTTTTACGCGGTTTACCACGGCGCCGACGGCTTGCGCCTGATCGCCGGCCGGGTGCATCGTTACGCCCAGATTCTGGCCGCCGGCTTGGCGCGCAGCGGTTACCAGGTGTTGAGCCAGTGTTATTTCGACACGATTAGAATCCGTGTCCCCAACCGGGCGCGGCGCTTTGCCGCTCAGGCTGAAGCGGCGAGCATCAATCTGCGCGTGATCGATCCGGATACCTTGGGGATTGCCTTGGACGAAGCCACCACCCGCGACCATATCCGCGCGCTCTGGCAAATCTTCGCCTCGCCGATCAGCGAATTGCCCGACATCGCCGCGCTGGATGCCGGCCTGGCGGAATGCGTTCCCGCCTCGTTGTTGCGCGACGATGCGATTCTGAGCCATCCGGTGTTTAGCTTGTACCACTCGGAAACCGAGATGATGCGCTACATGCGCCGGCTGGCGCGGCGCGACATTGCCCTGGATCGAGCGATGATTCCGCTCGGTTCCTGCACGATGAAACTGAACGCCGCCACCGAAATGCAGGCCATCTCGTTTTACGAATTTGCGGCGATGCATCCGTTCGCGCCGCTGCACCAAACCCAGGGCTATCAGCAGTTGTTCGCCGAACTGGAAGACATGCTCTGCGACCTGACCGGCTTCGATGCCTTCTCGTTGCAACCCAATGCCGGTTCGCAAGGCGAATACACCGGCTTGCTGGTGATTAGGAAATACCACCAGGTCAACGGTCAAGGCCAGCGCAACATCTGCCTGATTCCGGCTTCGGCGCACGGCACCAATCCGGCCAGCGCCACCTTGGCCGGGCTGCAGGTCGTGGTCGTGGCCTGCGATGATCACGGCAACGTCGATGTCGCCGATCTGCGCGCCAAGGCCGCGCAATACCCAGACACGCTGGCGGCGCTAATGATTACCTATCCGTCCACCCACGGTGTGTACGAACAAGCGTTTCGGGAGATTTGCGACATCGTCCATCAACACGGCGGCCAAGTGTATATGGATGGCGCCAACTTCAATGCGCTGGTCGGTTTGTGCCGGCCGGGCAAGATCGGCGCCGACGTGGCGCATTTGAATCTGCATAAAACCTTTGCGATTCCGCACGGCGGCGGCGGGCCCGGTGTCGGCCCGATCGGCGTCGGCGCGCATCTGGCGCCGTATCTGCCGGAGCATCCGGTCGTGGAGGGCGTCAATCCGGCCAAGGGCGAGCACGGCACGGTGGGTACGGTGTCGGCGGCGCCGTGGGGCTCGGCCAGCATTCTGACCATTTCCTGGGCCTATATCGCGATGATGGGCGCGACCGGCCTGCGCCGCGCCACCTTGACTGCGATCATGAACGCCAATTACATCGCCCGCCGGCTGGCGCCGCATTATCCGATTTTGTACACCGACGCCAACGGCTGGGTGGCGCACGAATGCATCATCGATTGTCATGCCTTTAAAAAAACCGCCAACGTCAGCGTCGAAGACATTGCCAAACGCCTGATCGATTACGGCTTTCATGCCCCGACCGTGTCGTTTCCGGTGCCGGATACCTTGATGATCGAACCCACTGAGAGCGAAAACAAAACCGAGATCGACCGTTTCTGCGCGGCCATGATTGCGATCCGCGAAGAAATCCGCGAGATCGAAACCGGCAGCGCCGACCCGGAAAATAACGTGTTGCACAACGCGCCGCATACCCACCGGCTGTTGCTGGAGGACTGGAAGCTGCCGTATTCCCGGCAAAAAGCCTTCTTCCCGGACAGCCATCAGCACGACGACAAATACTGGCCGCCGGTTGGGCGGATCGACAGCGTCTATGGCGACCGCCATGTATTTTGCAGTTGCCCGCTGGATTGGGCGCAAGCCGCGACGGAGTGTGATGCCGAAACTCATTAACCAGCCGCTGGCCTTCGTCGACCTGGAAACCACAGGCGCCACCGCCACCAAGGACCGCATCACCGAAATCGGCATCGTCCTGGTCGACGCCGACGGTGTGCGGGAATGGAATCAATTGGTCAATCCGCAAACCCGGATTCCGTTGTTCATCGAACAAATGACCGGCATCAGCAACGAGATGGTCGCCGAGATGCCGAGCTTTGCGCAAGTAGCCGGCGAAGTGGCGGAATTGCTGGATGGCCGGCTGTTCATCGCCCACAACGCCCGTTTCGACTATGGGTTTTTGAAGAACGAGTTCAGTCGGGTGGGCATGAGCTTTCGGCCGCAAGTCTTGTGCACTGTCAAACTGTCGCGGGCCTTGTATCCGCAGTTCCACCGCCATAATCTGGACAGCCTGATCGAACGCCACGGTTTGCAAGCCAAGGACCGGCACCGGGCTCTGGCCGACGCGCAATTGATTCATCAATTCTGGACTCAGGCTTGCGAGCAATTTTCTGAGGAAACCGTCGATGCCGCGGTGCAGCGTCTGGTCGGCCGCTCCAGCCTGCCGTCGAATATCGACCCGTTATTGATCCACGATTTGCCGGAAGCCCCCGGCGTCTACCTGTTTTACGGCGAGAACGACCTGCCGCTTTACATTGGCAAAAGCGTCAACATCCGCAACCGGGTGCTGGCGCATTTCGGCGCCGACCACAAGAACAGCAAGGAGATGAGCCTGGCCCAGCAATTACGCCGCATCGACTGGATCGAAACCGCCGGCGAGTTGGGCGCGCTGTTGCTGGAAGCCCGCTTGATCAAGGACAAAACCCCGGTGCACAACCAGCGCCTGCGTCGCAAAAACGCCCTGTGCGCCTGGCAATTGCAACAACAGGGCGAACAGCTCAAGCCGGTATTGAGCTGGGCCGGCGAGCTGGATTTCGGCGCCCAGGACAATCTCTACGGCCTGTACCACAGCCAACGCGACGCCCAAAAAGCCTTGCGCGGCGTCGCCGAACAGCACGGTTTGTGCCTGAGCGTGCTGGGCTTGGAGAAAACCGCCGCTGGGAGGCCGTGCTTCGGTTACCAGATCAAAAAATGCCGCGGCGCCTGCGTCGGCAGCGAAGCGCCGCTGGCCCACGCGGCGCGGGTGCTGATCGCCATGCAAAAACTCAAACTTGCGGTCTGGCCGTATCCGGGCGCGATTGGCGTCCGCGAAGGCGAGGAACTGCATGTGATCGACCGCTGGTGTTACTTGGGCACCGCCAAAAATGACGCGGAAATCGCGGAGTTGCTGCAGGCCGGTGTTCCGGCGTTTGATCGGGATACTTATATGCTGCTTAGTAAGTCGTTGAAGAA comes from the Methylomonas sp. EFPC3 genome and includes:
- a CDS encoding 3-hydroxylacyl-ACP dehydratase, with amino-acid sequence MTAVTDWDIAELLPHTGDMVLLDRVVSFEEDRLSAVLTVRGEGLLFGDERAVPAWAALEYMAQAIGAYVGLQAKQAGQPIRLGFLLGSRLLQSNVGTLPVGCELAVTIEKIVQDEQLGVFDCRVSGDNIEISAKLNVYQPRSDQSLPDE
- the gcvP gene encoding aminomethyl-transferring glycine dehydrogenase, producing the protein MSHRLRLDQLEMRGNFIQRHIGPSAEQTRAMLAELGLDDLEQIVDRVLPPDILNHEPLKLTGSISERAVIKYLRAMRERNKVMVSMIGMGYSDTIMPAVIKRNVLENPGWYTAYTPYQAEVGQGRLEALLNFQQMIIDLTGMEIANASLLDEATAAAEAMTMARRLAKSQANTVVIDQNCHPQTIAVVKTRAGSLGYEVVVTDPFNGLERHEFFALILQYPNSGGEIHDLTEITALAHAKSALVTVAADLLALVLLTPPARFGADIVVGSAQRFGVPMGYGGPHAAFFATRDDFKRSMPGRLIGVSKDSHGQVALRMALQTREQHIRRDKATSNICTSQVLLAVIAGFYAVYHGADGLRLIAGRVHRYAQILAAGLARSGYQVLSQCYFDTIRIRVPNRARRFAAQAEAASINLRVIDPDTLGIALDEATTRDHIRALWQIFASPISELPDIAALDAGLAECVPASLLRDDAILSHPVFSLYHSETEMMRYMRRLARRDIALDRAMIPLGSCTMKLNAATEMQAISFYEFAAMHPFAPLHQTQGYQQLFAELEDMLCDLTGFDAFSLQPNAGSQGEYTGLLVIRKYHQVNGQGQRNICLIPASAHGTNPASATLAGLQVVVVACDDHGNVDVADLRAKAAQYPDTLAALMITYPSTHGVYEQAFREICDIVHQHGGQVYMDGANFNALVGLCRPGKIGADVAHLNLHKTFAIPHGGGGPGVGPIGVGAHLAPYLPEHPVVEGVNPAKGEHGTVGTVSAAPWGSASILTISWAYIAMMGATGLRRATLTAIMNANYIARRLAPHYPILYTDANGWVAHECIIDCHAFKKTANVSVEDIAKRLIDYGFHAPTVSFPVPDTLMIEPTESENKTEIDRFCAAMIAIREEIREIETGSADPENNVLHNAPHTHRLLLEDWKLPYSRQKAFFPDSHQHDDKYWPPVGRIDSVYGDRHVFCSCPLDWAQAATECDAETH
- a CDS encoding beta-ketoacyl-[acyl-carrier-protein] synthase family protein gives rise to the protein MNCYLNDLGILCALGSGQQEVLDGLWRGDRGGLQPSDAFSPGRSQYLGAVTTPLPEIPDTLAVYACRNNQLLLAAAEQIRPGIEAMRERFGPERIGIALGTSTSGVRNTELALAYQAEYGRLPPAYHYKQQQMGAGADFLAEYLLVRGPAYTLSSACASSGKAFASAQRLLAMDLCDAVIVGGADSLCGLTVNGFAALESVGAGLCKPFGRHRDGINIGEAAALFILSKQPGPVCLRGVAATSDAYHFSAPDPDGTAVQTAMRAALDQAGLTPAQVDYLNLHGTATPLNDAMESKAVHAVFGADTPVSSSKGMSGHTLGAAAALELGFCWLLLQSNDAQGRLIANINGDDIDPDLPPLNWVAPGQSLGRPLTVCQSNSFAFGGSNVSIVIAQA
- a CDS encoding zinc ribbon domain-containing protein, yielding MSANSAALRAAQLLVTLLTILAIGKAVSLVPMMDQLELFWHFKAGQIVWFAAKLAALVLFYFCASLALQTVPDRGGVLVFAKDIAEPLCALAILVAAQSLFWEVLAPFVNATGKTIYYGSVLTLIVGVSVWLVLRAYRQADRLVLALSDWARLRPWLAAADKRRCRQCRAAVSATAKYCGECGSSLQPSLHCYACGALVGAEQRYCPDCGADLQHSAASAQPPAAANGESAP
- the gcvT gene encoding glycine cleavage system aminomethyltransferase GcvT, with translation MSDLKPTPLAALHQQLGAKMTAFAGYQMPVQYPRGIIHEHLHCRSRAGFFDISHMGQCLALGDGAAEAIEKLTPGGILDLPVNSQKYSVLTNDHGGVIDDIIVTRLADGVGLIVNAGCKDKDFAYLREKLAGKAAFRELADQALLALQGPEAAAVIAKFSPDATALQFMQVCDTRIAGVACSVSRSGYTGEDGFEISLPAAEAERVAKVLLAEDGVEPIGLGARDTLRLEAGLCLYGHELNETITPIEAGLGWIFKKGHTDFPGAETILAQRQNAVGRRRVGLLVDGKIPVRDGAVLLGNADSEVGIVSSGSFSPSLNRPIAMALVDQRVATTGTRLKALVRNSAIDLTVCRLPFVPHRYHKPGR
- the fabG gene encoding 3-oxoacyl-ACP reductase FabG; the encoded protein is MNNTVLVTGSSRGIGKAIALYLAGRGYDLVLHCRSRRAEAEAAAAEISQMGRQARILQFDIGNRSECADILNADVEAHGAYYGVVCNAGISADNAFPALTGEDWDSVIRTNLDGFYNVLQPLVMPMVRRRQPGRIVTLSSVSGLIGNRGQVNYSAAKAGIIGATKALALELAKREITVNCVAPGLIDTDMTEALPLDEIKQMIPARRVGRPEEVAAAVAFLLSADAGYITRQVIAVNGGLC
- a CDS encoding 3'-5' exonuclease family protein, whose protein sequence is MPKLINQPLAFVDLETTGATATKDRITEIGIVLVDADGVREWNQLVNPQTRIPLFIEQMTGISNEMVAEMPSFAQVAGEVAELLDGRLFIAHNARFDYGFLKNEFSRVGMSFRPQVLCTVKLSRALYPQFHRHNLDSLIERHGLQAKDRHRALADAQLIHQFWTQACEQFSEETVDAAVQRLVGRSSLPSNIDPLLIHDLPEAPGVYLFYGENDLPLYIGKSVNIRNRVLAHFGADHKNSKEMSLAQQLRRIDWIETAGELGALLLEARLIKDKTPVHNQRLRRKNALCAWQLQQQGEQLKPVLSWAGELDFGAQDNLYGLYHSQRDAQKALRGVAEQHGLCLSVLGLEKTAAGRPCFGYQIKKCRGACVGSEAPLAHAARVLIAMQKLKLAVWPYPGAIGVREGEELHVIDRWCYLGTAKNDAEIAELLQAGVPAFDRDTYMLLSKSLKKAEVLALSQTLRVVG
- a CDS encoding class I SAM-dependent methyltransferase — translated: MSSANLIPPPAGTPRTYWVKESAFGIWFLNTYIWRQRVLRIALTDLTRLLPSPPLRPAILDIGCGRGNSFALLEQQFQPKHIAGIEIDPTLLADAVRAGAGCACPVDVALGNAEQLPYPDASFDLLFCHQSFHHIVQHRRAMQEFHRVLKPGGLLLFAESCKRFIHSLPIRLLFRHPMQVQKTADEYIALIRDSGFKLDDSAISKPYLWWSRPDIGALEWFGFSLPQRPEPTLVNLVAVK
- a CDS encoding YkgJ family cysteine cluster protein yields the protein MAKNVSAQVNLTLYGQPVALQFAVPADKVTPLGVLPALQQIDNQFVDTAVAAFVGTDQAISCQAGCGACCRQVVPLAEFEAYHIAALVERLPEPRRSEVKQRFADGCAQLDRIGWLERLQQQLEQGTTHDAVQSHALEYFRQNIACPFLEAESCSIHPDRPLACREYLVTSPAEHCREPSPDTVKHIELKFQVSRLVRKLWKTKHITQPDSVPMIYALQWVKTHPNQFPKKRGAEWMQEFFEYLAKP
- a CDS encoding DUF3261 domain-containing protein, whose amino-acid sequence is MQALRRGLPAAFTLILAAACAPVPPAADTAAPTLAPPLGPARHILQLVTATWPGGSDSLLCALELTAERIAMAGTSKDGLSLFNLSYDGENLALDRNPLLPDAVDPRAIVADMQLIYWPVALLQDNLPPGWHLQTDANRRELFQDAEKIAEIVYLSNEADWPRHAELANLRYRYRLTIDTLSYELLPE